From the genome of Desulfobotulus mexicanus, one region includes:
- the cas1c gene encoding type I-C CRISPR-associated endonuclease Cas1c, producing MKPLQNILYITKPGAYLSKERETIHIRLEEGPDVKIPIHGISGIVCFGTVGMSPWLMGFCAERNVAVTFLTDTGRFLARVHGPMHGNVLLRRAQYRTADVADQSGTLAAAFVTGKLYNCRQALLRCIRDHGETPALRETEKLLSDRIRTLTSVEDCDTARGMEGDAARAYFSAFPDLIRKSDPAFAFSGRNRRPPKDAVNALLSLFYTLLVHDVRSALETVGLDSAVGFLHKDRPGRPSLALDMMEELRPVFCDRLTVSLINREQVRASDFLTNPDSGAVTLEDEARKRVLAAWQKMKQETLTHPFTDEKIAKGLIPFIQARLLARHLRGDLDGYPPFLWR from the coding sequence ATGAAACCTCTGCAAAACATCCTTTATATCACCAAACCGGGGGCCTACCTTTCCAAGGAAAGGGAAACCATCCATATCCGGCTGGAAGAAGGGCCGGACGTGAAAATTCCCATACACGGAATTTCCGGCATTGTGTGCTTTGGTACAGTGGGCATGAGTCCCTGGCTGATGGGTTTCTGTGCGGAGCGCAATGTGGCAGTAACCTTTCTCACGGATACGGGCCGTTTTCTTGCCAGGGTGCATGGCCCCATGCATGGCAATGTGCTGCTGCGTCGGGCGCAGTACCGCACTGCGGATGTGGCGGATCAATCCGGAACCCTTGCCGCGGCCTTTGTAACAGGCAAACTCTACAACTGCCGTCAGGCACTCCTGCGGTGCATCCGGGATCATGGGGAAACCCCTGCCCTGAGAGAAACGGAAAAACTTCTCTCCGACCGCATACGCACTCTGACTTCCGTAGAAGATTGTGATACGGCCCGTGGCATGGAAGGTGACGCTGCTCGTGCCTATTTCTCAGCCTTCCCCGATCTGATCCGGAAAAGTGACCCGGCCTTTGCCTTTTCAGGCAGAAACCGCAGGCCACCCAAAGATGCCGTCAACGCTCTCCTTTCCCTCTTCTACACCCTGCTTGTCCATGATGTAAGAAGTGCGCTGGAAACCGTAGGGCTGGATTCTGCCGTAGGCTTTCTTCATAAGGACAGGCCCGGTCGGCCCAGTCTCGCCCTGGACATGATGGAGGAACTTCGTCCTGTTTTCTGTGATCGCCTGACAGTATCCCTGATCAATCGGGAGCAGGTCAGGGCCTCCGACTTTCTGACAAATCCTGACAGTGGAGCCGTTACCCTGGAAGATGAAGCCAGAAAACGGGTGCTGGCCGCATGGCAGAAAATGAAACAGGAAACCCTGACCCACCCTTTTACAGATGAAAAGATAGCCAAAGGCCTGATACCCTTCATTCAGGCAAGGTTGCTGGCCCGACATCTTCGGGGGGATCTGGATGGCTATCCTCCCTTTCTCTGGAGGTGA
- the cas2 gene encoding CRISPR-associated endonuclease Cas2, which produces MMVLVSYDVKTADIAGRRRLRRIAKTLEDYGQRVQYSVFECSVDPTLWVKLKNQLLKEIEPLEDSLRFYYMGKNWKPKVEHVGAKPSLDMDGPLIF; this is translated from the coding sequence ATGATGGTGCTGGTAAGCTACGATGTAAAAACTGCAGATATTGCAGGCAGAAGGCGTCTTCGCCGCATAGCTAAAACCCTTGAAGATTACGGACAACGCGTCCAGTATTCCGTGTTCGAGTGTTCCGTCGATCCAACCCTCTGGGTAAAACTGAAAAACCAGCTGTTAAAAGAAATCGAACCGCTGGAAGATAGCTTGCGCTTTTACTACATGGGAAAAAACTGGAAACCCAAAGTGGAGCATGTCGGAGCCAAACCCAGTCTGGATATGGATGGGCCTCTGATTTTTTAA
- a CDS encoding ImmA/IrrE family metallo-endopeptidase has protein sequence MIINRNHTREEKFATLAHELGHLYCGHLGSPSDNWWPDRNLKSKEVSEFEAESVAWLVCERMGIKNPSAQYLSGYLDKDNKIPDVSLEAVLRAAGMVEARTLRKFPLRKEIIQDKKY, from the coding sequence ATCATAATCAACAGAAACCACACCAGAGAAGAAAAGTTTGCCACACTGGCCCACGAACTCGGCCATCTCTACTGCGGTCATCTGGGAAGCCCCAGCGATAACTGGTGGCCGGACAGAAACCTTAAATCAAAGGAAGTCAGTGAGTTTGAAGCTGAATCAGTCGCATGGCTGGTCTGTGAACGGATGGGGATAAAAAACCCATCAGCCCAGTACCTTAGCGGCTATCTCGATAAAGATAACAAAATCCCTGATGTCAGCCTGGAAGCTGTACTAAGGGCAGCGGGGATGGTGGAGGCCAGAACTCTCCGGAAATTCCCTTTACGAAAAGAAATCATCCAGGATAAAAAATACTGA
- a CDS encoding ABC transporter permease subunit has translation MAGFDSGFRRLNMGIVLTLFLAELRMLLRDRRTLFFSIVLPVLVAPLVLLAANGMEKWRTSLGAAQEYVFAVEGPLAELALGEVDAVLKRLSGENSRRSDIFRLRFMETPDPAAALEEGIIHFYLDTFSETHEDGDVPVIRVVFRADRSVSFKGAMRLMDELKKQRRIRQHDLVRKAGLSLSPEQLFMVSEEDVARPSQAAGRSLGRILPCFFLLFVIMGGAVVATDIMAGEKERGSLETLLTTAAGRGEIVASKFLLILAVSLTVLLVQAGNFLIYIGFELIPLPAGFHLDVSPAMAGLLFLLFLPAAAISSAAMLLISGYARSYKEAQLYFFPLLPFLMLPTLAPFLSGLELRSVMVLLPVANIAIGVREVLIGRFDWPLLIIGWLVTCGAAVRLLLWTADLLKAERLMMVSSEASSGLRSNPLVFPRHVLPAFAIMWAMLLYFALNFSEELGLVMQIFINMGVIFMGGSVLLLWRYRLPPVATLSLRRVRPVVWPAVFLGVPAAMLAGHGLFWLTSLVLPMSPDALEAFNRAMLPDNLSLWALLLLIGLFPAVCEELAFRGLLLHGLRSRYRFWGVVFLNGLIFGLFHVDLFRIVPTAFLGMIFAMITLLTGSIFPAMLWHGLNNMLAVLLHHAGVDLTVFGPWHFMAGFLVLVGVLWFIFVYGGDGKEPKIF, from the coding sequence ATGGCAGGATTTGATTCGGGGTTTAGGCGTCTGAATATGGGTATTGTGCTAACGCTTTTTCTGGCAGAGCTGCGTATGCTGCTGCGGGACCGGAGGACGCTGTTTTTTTCCATTGTTCTGCCTGTTCTTGTGGCACCTCTCGTGCTTTTGGCCGCAAATGGCATGGAAAAATGGCGGACCAGCCTGGGGGCGGCGCAGGAGTATGTTTTTGCCGTGGAGGGTCCCCTCGCGGAACTGGCCCTTGGAGAGGTGGATGCAGTTCTTAAGCGGCTTTCCGGTGAAAACTCCAGAAGGTCGGATATTTTCCGTCTGCGTTTCATGGAAACTCCCGACCCGGCCGCTGCGCTGGAGGAGGGAATTATTCATTTTTATCTGGATACCTTCAGCGAGACCCATGAGGATGGCGATGTTCCCGTGATTCGTGTGGTTTTCAGGGCTGACAGGAGTGTTTCCTTTAAAGGCGCAATGCGGCTTATGGATGAGCTGAAAAAGCAGCGTCGCATCCGGCAGCATGATTTAGTCAGAAAAGCCGGGCTTTCTTTATCCCCTGAACAGCTTTTTATGGTCAGCGAAGAGGATGTGGCCCGACCTTCCCAGGCTGCAGGACGGAGCCTTGGTCGTATTCTTCCCTGTTTTTTCCTTCTTTTTGTCATCATGGGAGGAGCTGTCGTAGCCACAGATATCATGGCCGGAGAGAAGGAGCGGGGGAGTCTTGAAACCCTGCTTACCACAGCGGCCGGGCGGGGAGAGATTGTCGCTTCCAAATTCCTCTTGATTCTTGCTGTCTCCCTTACTGTACTTCTGGTGCAGGCAGGCAATTTTCTTATTTATATAGGATTTGAGCTGATTCCCCTGCCAGCGGGTTTTCATCTGGATGTGAGCCCTGCCATGGCCGGGCTTTTGTTTTTGCTTTTTCTGCCAGCTGCTGCCATCAGTTCGGCGGCAATGCTTCTGATTTCCGGTTACGCCCGTTCCTACAAGGAGGCGCAGCTGTATTTTTTCCCTCTTTTGCCTTTCCTGATGCTTCCCACACTAGCACCTTTTTTAAGCGGTCTTGAGTTGCGGTCTGTCATGGTGCTGCTTCCCGTTGCCAATATTGCCATAGGGGTCAGGGAAGTTCTCATCGGCAGGTTTGACTGGCCTTTGCTGATCATAGGCTGGCTTGTCACCTGCGGAGCTGCGGTGCGGTTGCTGTTATGGACCGCAGATCTGCTGAAGGCGGAACGACTGATGATGGTCTCCTCCGAGGCTTCCTCAGGTCTTCGTTCCAACCCCCTTGTTTTTCCACGCCATGTTCTGCCTGCCTTTGCCATTATGTGGGCAATGCTGCTTTATTTTGCCCTGAATTTTTCTGAAGAGTTGGGCCTGGTCATGCAGATTTTTATCAATATGGGTGTGATTTTCATGGGAGGTTCGGTCCTTCTTCTCTGGCGTTACCGCCTGCCTCCTGTGGCAACCCTGTCTTTACGGCGTGTACGGCCTGTGGTCTGGCCTGCGGTTTTTCTGGGGGTACCTGCTGCCATGCTGGCCGGGCATGGCTTGTTCTGGCTGACAAGCCTTGTGCTGCCTATGTCCCCCGATGCACTGGAGGCCTTTAACAGGGCTATGCTGCCAGATAACTTATCCCTCTGGGCTCTTTTGCTTCTGATAGGACTTTTCCCTGCGGTATGCGAAGAACTGGCGTTTCGGGGACTGCTTCTTCACGGACTGCGCAGCAGATATCGCTTCTGGGGAGTTGTGTTCCTGAACGGACTGATTTTTGGACTTTTCCACGTGGATCTTTTTCGCATTGTCCCCACGGCTTTCCTTGGGATGATTTTTGCCATGATAACCTTGCTTACCGGCTCCATTTTTCCCGCCATGCTATGGCATGGCCTGAACAACATGCTTGCTGTACTGCTTCACCATGCTGGGGTGGATCTTACGGTCTTCGGGCCATGGCATTTCATGGCCGGATTCCTGGTGCTTGTCGGGGTACTCTGGTTTATTTTTGTTTATGGCGGCGATGGCAAGGAGCCTAAGATTTTTTGA
- a CDS encoding ABC transporter ATP-binding protein, with amino-acid sequence MGAGVTVEVQNLCRVFNDEGRGEIRAVDGVSFTCERGEIFGLLGANGAGKTSTLRILSTILQPTSGTARVMGYDVHSEPAKVRASLGFYTASTALYPRLTARETLVFFARINGVPERDVKGRVEELIESFGIGGYAEARVEKLSQGMKQKVSIARTLAHDPPVLILDEPSVGLDVLNAIEMQKVIGQLRDAGKTVVFSTHIMSEAEKLCDRIAIIHKGRILACDTLEGLRQSTGHRYLEDIFVSLVEQAYGRI; translated from the coding sequence GTGGGTGCTGGGGTGACAGTGGAGGTACAGAATCTCTGCAGGGTTTTTAATGATGAGGGCAGGGGCGAAATCCGGGCCGTTGACGGAGTTTCCTTCACTTGTGAGAGGGGTGAGATTTTTGGTCTTCTCGGGGCTAATGGTGCAGGTAAAACCAGCACCCTGCGTATATTGTCCACCATTTTACAGCCCACATCCGGAACGGCCCGTGTTATGGGCTATGATGTGCATTCTGAACCTGCAAAGGTGCGGGCTTCCCTTGGTTTCTATACGGCATCCACAGCCCTTTATCCCCGCCTGACGGCCCGTGAAACCCTGGTGTTTTTTGCCCGTATCAATGGGGTGCCGGAACGGGATGTGAAGGGACGGGTGGAGGAGCTTATCGAATCCTTTGGTATTGGAGGGTACGCCGAAGCACGTGTGGAAAAGCTTTCCCAGGGGATGAAACAGAAGGTTTCCATTGCACGAACCCTGGCCCATGATCCGCCGGTGCTGATACTGGATGAGCCAAGTGTTGGCCTGGATGTTCTCAATGCCATAGAAATGCAGAAGGTGATAGGACAGCTCCGGGATGCCGGAAAAACCGTTGTTTTTTCCACCCACATCATGAGCGAGGCGGAAAAGCTGTGTGACCGCATCGCCATCATTCATAAGGGGCGTATTCTGGCCTGTGATACCCTGGAGGGCCTGCGGCAGTCTACGGGACATCGTTATCTTGAGGATATTTTTGTGTCTCTGGTGGAGCAGGCCTATGGCAGGATTTGA
- a CDS encoding ABC transporter permease yields MNWRHVWILFVREARPALRDKTIVVNAILLPLLLYPFILWVVLTGMAFVQGQTEGLVSRIVIEGLPAEHSELNKMLEKEKSISLQPLDTDLEMLQGRIRQGDLDLLMVFEPETAAKAAVQGNFTLTLFYNASLERSNEARKRLAALVENYRENWLEKEALGLGIDPVSWRVFEIKGQNEASIEKVGAFFLGLLLPIFFVIMVALGSYYPAVDATAGERERGTWETTMSLATSRSAIVIAKYLYVVAFGFMAGMINLIAMTVFMGRVFLSMLGLEDLDVKIAVPWSTVPLLLLGGLLLAGFVAAGMMLFAVFARNFKEGQAMVTPFLLLLSVPMMFFNLPGLEFSNGMALVPVVNVAMMVQDAINGNFSLLPVFLTCLSSGSLIAICIGLASLILRVEDVVHGSYRGSLWGFLRQRFFKKV; encoded by the coding sequence GTGAACTGGCGGCATGTCTGGATACTTTTTGTGCGTGAGGCCCGCCCTGCTCTGAGGGACAAAACCATTGTTGTGAATGCCATACTGCTGCCCCTTTTACTCTATCCTTTTATCTTATGGGTTGTGCTCACGGGCATGGCATTTGTTCAGGGGCAGACCGAAGGCCTTGTGTCCCGTATAGTTATTGAAGGTTTGCCTGCGGAGCATTCTGAGCTGAATAAGATGCTTGAAAAGGAAAAAAGTATCAGTCTTCAGCCTCTGGATACAGATTTGGAGATGCTGCAAGGGCGCATCCGGCAAGGAGATCTGGATCTTCTGATGGTATTTGAGCCGGAAACGGCTGCCAAAGCAGCAGTACAGGGTAATTTTACCCTTACCCTGTTTTACAACGCCTCCCTGGAGCGGAGCAATGAAGCCCGGAAGCGTCTTGCAGCACTTGTGGAGAACTACCGGGAGAACTGGCTGGAGAAGGAGGCGCTGGGGCTTGGGATTGATCCCGTAAGCTGGCGTGTGTTTGAAATCAAGGGGCAGAATGAAGCTTCCATTGAAAAGGTGGGGGCTTTTTTTCTGGGTCTTCTTTTGCCCATATTTTTTGTCATTATGGTGGCCCTTGGGAGTTATTATCCCGCAGTTGATGCCACAGCGGGAGAACGGGAGCGGGGAACCTGGGAGACCACCATGAGCCTTGCCACCAGCAGGAGTGCCATAGTCATTGCAAAATACCTTTATGTGGTGGCTTTCGGTTTTATGGCAGGCATGATCAACCTTATCGCCATGACCGTGTTCATGGGCAGGGTCTTTTTGTCCATGCTCGGCCTTGAGGATCTTGATGTAAAGATAGCCGTGCCCTGGTCCACTGTTCCCCTTTTGCTTCTGGGGGGGCTTCTTCTGGCTGGTTTTGTGGCGGCGGGGATGATGCTCTTTGCTGTTTTTGCCCGAAACTTCAAGGAAGGGCAGGCCATGGTTACCCCCTTTCTTTTGCTGCTTTCTGTGCCCATGATGTTTTTTAACCTGCCGGGTCTTGAGTTTTCAAATGGCATGGCCCTTGTTCCTGTGGTGAACGTGGCCATGATGGTTCAGGATGCCATTAACGGAAATTTTTCTCTCCTTCCGGTTTTTCTGACATGCCTCAGTTCCGGGAGCCTTATTGCCATCTGCATTGGTTTGGCCTCGCTGATTCTACGGGTTGAGGATGTGGTTCATGGCTCTTACAGGGGCAGCCTTTGGGGATTTTTGAGGCAGCGTTTTTTCAAAAAAGTATGA
- a CDS encoding B12-binding domain-containing radical SAM protein has product MRIILIAPPYPLQQAPSPPLGLCYVAAACLAQKAEVKILDFIVAPWSPEILQKAFDEFPPDVIGITGVTMTAPEALEIIRAARKIRPEALCFMGGPHATFDADNLLKDTPELDLVVLGEGEATLAELVPRLRNPETWQDIAGIAYKENGSVVFTPKRPLIEDLDALPLPARHLLPISRYQALGFPVSIITSRGCPNGCIFCLGRRMVGAKVRHRSASLVVDEIEGLLAMGFSYINIADDLFTADALRVEAFCEEIRKRDLVFCWSVFSRVNTINARLLRLMKEAGCVAVSFGIESGCPDMLKRVKKGITLDQARDAVAACRETGMRAHASFMVGLPGETEESLRLTQAFQDELGIESGYHFLCPFPGTTVREKIEDYDMEILTSDWRLYDADSPVVRTSGVSPERMTAFVEDAYAPLHAEWKAIQDRVAAGEGTEEEKLRVLGNRRMELIFAILSKDLLEEAGVFPETEDPLAFLGRAISRMTGEEEGFCVQILEDLIRKNLIVPAKNRWVWAETPSGQGVQEDPVLKRSA; this is encoded by the coding sequence ATGCGCATCATACTCATTGCTCCTCCCTATCCCCTGCAGCAGGCCCCGTCTCCACCCTTGGGGCTTTGCTATGTTGCCGCAGCCTGTCTTGCTCAGAAGGCCGAGGTCAAAATCCTTGATTTCATTGTGGCTCCATGGAGTCCTGAAATTCTTCAGAAAGCCTTTGATGAATTTCCGCCGGATGTCATCGGCATCACTGGCGTCACCATGACGGCTCCCGAAGCTCTGGAGATCATCCGGGCAGCCAGAAAAATCCGGCCGGAAGCCCTCTGCTTCATGGGAGGACCCCATGCCACCTTTGATGCTGACAATCTTCTGAAGGACACCCCGGAGCTGGATCTTGTGGTTCTCGGAGAAGGGGAGGCCACTCTGGCGGAGCTTGTACCCCGGCTCAGAAATCCTGAGACCTGGCAGGACATCGCTGGTATTGCTTACAAGGAAAACGGCAGTGTGGTTTTCACCCCCAAACGCCCCCTCATTGAGGATCTGGATGCCCTGCCCCTTCCTGCCCGGCATCTTCTGCCCATTTCCCGGTATCAGGCCCTGGGTTTTCCCGTGAGCATCATCACCAGCCGGGGCTGCCCCAATGGCTGCATCTTCTGCCTTGGCCGCAGGATGGTGGGGGCGAAGGTGCGGCACCGCAGTGCATCCCTTGTGGTGGATGAGATTGAAGGGCTGCTTGCCATGGGGTTTTCCTACATCAATATTGCAGACGATCTTTTCACCGCAGATGCCCTTCGGGTGGAAGCCTTCTGCGAGGAAATCCGGAAACGGGATCTTGTTTTCTGCTGGAGTGTGTTTTCACGGGTTAATACCATCAACGCCCGTCTTCTGCGGCTGATGAAGGAAGCAGGCTGTGTGGCCGTGAGCTTTGGCATTGAATCCGGATGCCCGGACATGCTCAAACGGGTCAAAAAGGGCATCACCCTGGATCAGGCCCGTGACGCCGTGGCCGCCTGCCGGGAAACCGGGATGCGGGCCCATGCATCATTTATGGTGGGGCTTCCCGGAGAAACGGAAGAAAGTTTGAGGCTTACTCAGGCCTTTCAGGATGAGCTGGGCATTGAATCCGGATACCACTTCCTCTGCCCCTTTCCCGGCACCACGGTACGGGAAAAAATTGAAGACTATGACATGGAAATCCTCACCAGCGACTGGCGTCTTTATGATGCGGACAGCCCTGTGGTGCGCACGTCAGGCGTTTCTCCGGAGCGCATGACTGCCTTTGTGGAGGATGCCTATGCGCCCCTGCATGCGGAATGGAAGGCTATTCAGGACAGGGTTGCTGCGGGCGAAGGTACGGAAGAAGAAAAGCTTCGGGTGCTGGGCAATCGCCGCATGGAGCTGATCTTTGCCATTCTGTCTAAAGATCTTCTGGAAGAAGCAGGTGTTTTTCCGGAAACAGAAGATCCCCTTGCCTTTCTGGGCAGAGCCATCAGCCGCATGACCGGCGAAGAAGAAGGGTTTTGTGTTCAGATACTGGAAGATCTTATCCGTAAAAACCTTATTGTCCCGGCCAAAAATCGCTGGGTCTGGGCAGAAACACCTTCAGGACAGGGTGTGCAGGAAGATCCTGTTTTGAAGCGAAGTGCGTGA
- a CDS encoding rhodanese-like domain-containing protein has product MSEKKSFHMVLFFFSLFVGIATASCTQTGGDFWISQKDLKAYVEKKGDTLLLMDVREVHEFQKTHIPGSVNVPLSYLGSHGDRVAELLRAKDDVKEVLLICNTHNRSRKAREILMQKGVTQQIRVLEMGVSGYTKAVFSP; this is encoded by the coding sequence ATGTCTGAAAAAAAATCCTTTCACATGGTTTTGTTTTTCTTTAGCCTTTTTGTGGGGATTGCCACCGCATCCTGTACCCAGACCGGCGGAGATTTCTGGATCAGTCAGAAGGATCTTAAAGCTTATGTCGAAAAAAAAGGAGACACTCTGCTTCTGATGGATGTGAGGGAGGTCCATGAGTTTCAGAAGACCCATATTCCTGGCTCTGTCAATGTTCCCCTGAGCTACCTTGGCAGCCATGGGGACCGGGTGGCGGAGCTTCTCAGGGCAAAGGATGATGTAAAGGAAGTGCTGCTTATCTGCAACACCCACAACCGCAGCCGTAAAGCCAGAGAAATTCTGATGCAAAAGGGTGTGACCCAGCAGATACGGGTTCTGGAAATGGGTGTGTCCGGTTATACAAAGGCTGTTTTTTCCCCTTGA
- a CDS encoding pseudouridine synthase gives MEAESEQIKIIYKDEELVAVHKPSGMPVHRGGRESASCTALLQTLRDMLGRHVYPVHRLDRPTSGILVMALTPEAASNLGGQFRRHEVDKAYLALVRGQIPLRGVLSRFLRPEDEKNGLLRFSITRYHRADCVEIPVPMGRVPSRCYSLVELHPETGRSRQIRRHLKSFSHPIIGDTTYGDGRHNRFFREAFDCQRLMLAATLISFLHPHSGHRLHLSVPPSADFCRVLVQLGMEADWAQD, from the coding sequence TTGGAAGCTGAGTCAGAACAGATAAAAATAATTTATAAGGACGAGGAACTGGTGGCGGTGCATAAGCCTTCGGGGATGCCCGTACACAGGGGCGGCCGGGAGTCTGCATCCTGCACGGCCCTGCTCCAGACCCTCCGGGACATGCTGGGTCGCCATGTTTATCCCGTCCACCGTCTGGACCGACCCACATCAGGCATTCTGGTTATGGCCCTTACACCGGAGGCTGCATCCAATCTCGGGGGACAGTTTCGTCGCCATGAGGTGGACAAGGCCTATCTGGCTCTGGTGCGGGGACAGATTCCCCTCCGGGGTGTTCTGTCACGCTTTTTGCGTCCTGAGGATGAAAAAAACGGCCTTCTTCGTTTTTCCATCACCCGCTATCACAGGGCAGATTGTGTGGAGATCCCCGTTCCCATGGGCAGGGTGCCCAGCCGCTGTTACAGTCTTGTGGAGCTGCATCCGGAAACGGGTCGGTCGCGGCAGATCCGCAGACATTTAAAGTCCTTTTCCCATCCCATAATAGGGGATACCACCTACGGCGATGGCCGCCATAATCGCTTTTTCAGGGAAGCCTTCGACTGCCAGAGGCTCATGCTGGCTGCCACCCTGATTTCTTTTCTTCATCCCCATTCGGGGCATCGCCTTCATCTCTCCGTGCCTCCTTCCGCAGATTTTTGCCGGGTGCTGGTGCAGTTGGGGATGGAGGCAGACTGGGCGCAGGATTAG
- a CDS encoding type II toxin-antitoxin system HicA family toxin, with the protein MPPKIRELIQSLKQAGFEDRGGKGSHRNFVHPNVSKSVTISGKPGDDAMKYQIRAVEMAVQEAEK; encoded by the coding sequence GTGCCGCCAAAAATCAGGGAGCTGATTCAATCGCTCAAGCAGGCGGGCTTCGAAGATCGTGGCGGCAAGGGAAGCCACCGGAATTTCGTCCACCCGAACGTATCGAAGTCTGTGACAATTTCTGGCAAACCCGGAGACGATGCCATGAAGTACCAGATACGAGCCGTAGAAATGGCGGTACAGGAGGCTGAAAAATGA